From a region of the Thalassospira sp. TSL5-1 genome:
- the tgt gene encoding tRNA guanosine(34) transglycosylase Tgt has product MTEFRYELLAQDGKARRGRIHTAHGVIETPAFMPVGTAATVKGMMPESVAATGAQILLGNTYHLMLRPGAERIARLGGLHKFMNWDKPILTDSGGYQVMSLAGLRKITEEGVTFKSHIDGRKFSLSPERSMEIQHLLGSTITMAFDECTPFPATEDVAAESMRMSMRWAKRSRDAFVEREGYALYGIQQGSVFENLRRESSEKLAELDLPGHSVGGLAVGEGQQVMFDTLDFCVDMLPANKPRYLMGVGKPSDLVGAVMRGIDQFDCVLPTRSGRNAQAFTHRGTVNLKNGRHRDDDRALDDQCSCPACSQYSRAYLHHLIKANEILGAMLLTWHNLQYYQDLMKGMRDAIAEGRMEAFAKQFYAGQEGGDIDPMPMIQD; this is encoded by the coding sequence ATGACCGAATTTCGTTACGAATTGCTGGCACAGGATGGCAAGGCCCGGCGCGGGCGCATTCACACCGCGCATGGCGTGATTGAAACGCCGGCCTTTATGCCGGTCGGCACCGCGGCCACCGTTAAGGGCATGATGCCCGAAAGTGTTGCGGCCACCGGCGCACAGATTTTGCTGGGCAATACCTATCATCTGATGTTGCGCCCCGGTGCCGAACGCATTGCGCGGCTGGGTGGTTTGCACAAATTCATGAACTGGGACAAACCGATCCTGACCGATAGTGGCGGCTATCAGGTGATGTCGCTGGCGGGTTTGCGCAAAATCACCGAAGAAGGTGTTACCTTTAAAAGCCATATCGACGGGCGTAAATTCTCGCTTTCGCCGGAACGTTCGATGGAAATTCAGCATTTGCTGGGGTCCACCATTACGATGGCGTTTGACGAATGCACACCTTTCCCCGCGACCGAGGATGTGGCGGCCGAAAGCATGCGCATGTCAATGCGCTGGGCCAAACGTTCGCGTGATGCGTTTGTCGAGCGTGAAGGCTATGCCCTTTATGGCATTCAGCAAGGCAGTGTGTTTGAAAACCTGCGCCGGGAAAGCTCGGAAAAGCTGGCGGAGCTGGACCTGCCGGGCCATTCGGTGGGCGGGCTTGCCGTGGGCGAAGGCCAGCAGGTGATGTTTGATACGCTGGATTTTTGCGTGGATATGCTGCCCGCCAACAAGCCGCGTTATCTGATGGGCGTTGGCAAACCGTCTGATCTGGTCGGGGCCGTGATGCGCGGAATTGACCAGTTCGATTGTGTGTTGCCCACCCGTTCGGGCCGTAATGCCCAAGCCTTTACCCACCGGGGTACGGTAAACCTTAAAAATGGTCGTCACCGCGATGATGACCGCGCGCTTGATGATCAATGTTCGTGCCCGGCCTGTTCGCAATATTCACGCGCCTATTTGCATCATCTGATCAAGGCGAATGAAATTTTAGGGGCGATGCTGCTGACCTGGCATAACCTGCAATATTATCAGGACCTGATGAAAGGCATGCGCGACGCCATTGCCGAAGGCCGCATGGAAGCCTTTGCGAAGCAATTTTATGCCGGTCAGGAAGGCGGGGATATTGATCCTATGCCGATGATCCAGGATTAA
- the queA gene encoding tRNA preQ1(34) S-adenosylmethionine ribosyltransferase-isomerase QueA — protein sequence MKVDLFDFDLPRDCIAEHPADPRDSARMLDLTAGAMNDRIVRELPDILRPGDLLISNDTRVIPARLFGKRGEAKIEVTLHKQEGLAQWRAFAKPAKKLRIGEIFKVNDSFEAEVMDKQDGGEVLLRFNVAGADLIAALEKYGVMPLPPYIRREAGGDDKDRQDYQTIFAQHDGAVAAPTAGLHFTPELLAKLDARGITRRTITLHVGAGTFLPVKVDDTDDHKMHAEWGSISPEIAALANETRAKGGRVVAVGTTSLRLLESAAREDGIVEPFESETSIFITPGYKFRGVDLLLTNFHLPRSTLFMLVSAFAGIDRMKAAYDHAIAQKYRFYSYGDCSLLECANKVEALKKS from the coding sequence ATGAAAGTCGATCTGTTCGATTTTGACCTGCCGCGTGACTGCATTGCCGAACATCCGGCAGACCCGCGCGATTCCGCCCGGATGCTGGATTTGACCGCCGGTGCGATGAATGACCGTATCGTGCGCGAATTGCCCGATATTTTGCGCCCCGGTGATTTGCTGATTTCAAACGATACCCGCGTGATCCCCGCACGCCTGTTTGGCAAACGCGGGGAAGCCAAAATCGAAGTCACCCTGCACAAACAGGAAGGCCTGGCGCAATGGCGTGCCTTTGCCAAACCGGCCAAAAAGTTGCGGATTGGCGAAATCTTCAAGGTTAATGACAGCTTTGAAGCCGAGGTGATGGACAAGCAGGATGGCGGCGAAGTTTTGCTGCGCTTTAACGTTGCCGGGGCTGATTTGATTGCCGCGCTGGAAAAATATGGTGTGATGCCGTTACCGCCCTATATCCGGCGCGAGGCTGGGGGCGATGACAAGGATCGCCAGGATTATCAGACCATCTTTGCCCAGCATGACGGGGCCGTTGCCGCGCCAACAGCGGGTTTGCATTTTACCCCCGAATTGCTGGCAAAGCTGGATGCGCGCGGTATTACGCGCCGCACCATTACGCTGCATGTCGGGGCAGGCACGTTTTTGCCGGTTAAGGTGGATGATACCGACGATCATAAAATGCACGCCGAATGGGGCAGTATTTCGCCAGAAATTGCAGCCCTGGCCAATGAAACCCGGGCCAAGGGGGGCCGTGTGGTGGCCGTGGGTACAACCTCGCTGCGCCTGCTGGAAAGTGCGGCGCGTGAGGATGGCATTGTTGAACCGTTTGAAAGTGAAACCAGTATCTTTATTACGCCGGGCTACAAGTTCCGTGGTGTTGATTTGTTGCTGACGAATTTTCATTTGCCGCGTTCCACCCTGTTCATGCTGGTATCCGCCTTTGCCGGGATTGACCGTATGAAGGCGGCTTATGACCACGCGATTGCGCAAAAATACCGTTTTTATTCCTATGGCGACTGTTCGCTTCTGGAATGCGCCAACAAAGTTGAAGCACTGAAAAAGTCATGA
- a CDS encoding queuosine precursor transporter translates to MKAIIAGILAMAATVVASNILVEYPLPGVLANWLTFGAFTYPVAFLVTDLTNRARGAQAARMVVLSGFAIAVVLSLIFADTRIAIASGTAFLVAQLMDVTVFDRLRQASWWKAPLVSSTIGSMLDTALFFSIAFVGTGLPWHTWALGDFSAKMIMAMTCLAPFRMLMAVIRPVNRNDGMTAQSANA, encoded by the coding sequence ATGAAAGCCATCATTGCAGGCATTTTGGCAATGGCCGCAACGGTTGTCGCCTCAAATATTCTGGTTGAATATCCGTTACCCGGCGTTTTGGCCAATTGGCTGACCTTTGGCGCCTTTACCTATCCGGTGGCGTTTCTCGTAACGGATTTGACCAACCGGGCACGCGGCGCGCAGGCCGCCCGCATGGTGGTGCTGTCGGGCTTTGCCATTGCTGTTGTGTTGTCGCTGATATTTGCCGATACCCGTATTGCCATTGCATCGGGCACGGCCTTTCTGGTCGCGCAATTGATGGACGTTACAGTGTTTGATCGCTTGCGCCAGGCAAGCTGGTGGAAGGCACCTTTGGTTTCCTCCACCATTGGCTCGATGCTCGATACCGCGCTGTTTTTCTCCATCGCTTTTGTCGGGACCGGCCTTCCCTGGCACACATGGGCGCTGGGCGATTTTTCGGCCAAAATGATCATGGCGATGACCTGCCTTGCCCCGTTCCGCATGCTGATGGCGGTGATTCGTCCGGTAAACCGTAATGACGGTATGACCGCGCAGTCCGCCAACGCCTGA
- a CDS encoding inorganic phosphate transporter, with translation MVAKKTALDKDLKWQRRMDAGVGETASLSAKLGLSLVFLLACSAFVAFHMGGLPRSGFLIAAAVIGGYMALNIGANDVANNVGPAVGSKALTMVGALFVAAIFEAAGAILAGGDVVSTIKNGIIEPSQMPDAQTFIWVMTAALLAAALWLNLATYLGAPVSTTHSIVGGVMGAGMAAVGTHAVHWSNMGAIAASWVISPILGGLIAAGFLAFIKFRILFVEDRVAAARKWVPLLVSFMVAAFTVYLMMKGIKKVWKADTVTILLIGVAAFGLTLWPVRKAVYRASREMTGRRKEIASLFRLPLVVSAALLSFAHGSNDVANAIGPLAAIVSGVDQGAIVTSAPIPMWVMVIGALGISAGLLLFGPKLIKTVGSKITKLDPIRAYTVALSAALTVIVASALGLPVSSTHIAVGAVFGVGFLRESLSHRRRLQDAPPPPMLIGGTDGMDQQSQDIEALRQLDPSLAERAERKLRKRLLVRRRYALTIATAWVVTVPAGAFLGALLFFTIRGMML, from the coding sequence ATGGTCGCGAAAAAAACGGCGCTCGATAAAGACCTCAAATGGCAGCGGCGGATGGACGCCGGTGTCGGTGAGACGGCGTCGCTCAGTGCGAAACTTGGTCTGTCGCTTGTTTTCCTTCTGGCGTGCAGCGCGTTTGTTGCCTTTCATATGGGGGGGCTGCCACGGAGCGGCTTTCTGATTGCCGCCGCCGTGATCGGCGGTTACATGGCCCTTAACATTGGTGCCAATGACGTGGCAAACAATGTCGGGCCAGCGGTTGGGTCCAAGGCGCTAACAATGGTTGGCGCCCTTTTTGTTGCTGCCATATTCGAGGCCGCCGGGGCGATTTTGGCCGGGGGCGATGTGGTCAGCACGATTAAAAACGGCATTATTGAACCCTCGCAAATGCCCGATGCGCAAACTTTTATCTGGGTGATGACGGCGGCATTGCTGGCTGCTGCCCTGTGGCTGAACCTGGCGACCTATCTTGGCGCGCCGGTTTCCACCACCCATTCGATTGTGGGTGGCGTGATGGGGGCAGGCATGGCGGCCGTTGGGACCCATGCCGTGCATTGGTCCAATATGGGTGCGATTGCCGCAAGCTGGGTGATTTCGCCCATTCTGGGCGGGCTGATTGCCGCTGGATTTTTGGCCTTCATCAAATTCAGAATACTGTTTGTCGAGGACCGTGTCGCCGCTGCGCGCAAATGGGTGCCGCTTCTGGTCAGCTTCATGGTCGCGGCCTTTACGGTTTACCTGATGATGAAGGGAATCAAAAAGGTCTGGAAGGCCGATACGGTCACGATCCTTCTGATCGGTGTCGCCGCCTTTGGCCTGACATTGTGGCCGGTGCGCAAGGCGGTTTACCGTGCCTCGCGCGAGATGACCGGGCGGCGCAAGGAAATTGCCTCGCTGTTTCGTCTGCCTTTGGTGGTGTCCGCGGCGTTGCTGTCCTTTGCGCATGGCTCAAACGATGTTGCCAATGCCATTGGCCCGCTTGCGGCTATTGTCTCGGGGGTGGATCAGGGCGCGATTGTCACCTCGGCCCCCATTCCCATGTGGGTGATGGTGATTGGCGCGCTGGGTATTTCGGCTGGTTTGTTGCTGTTTGGGCCCAAGCTGATCAAAACAGTGGGTAGCAAAATTACCAAACTCGACCCGATCCGGGCCTATACCGTGGCGTTGTCGGCCGCTTTGACGGTCATCGTGGCCTCGGCTTTGGGGCTTCCGGTCAGTTCTACCCACATTGCCGTGGGTGCGGTGTTTGGCGTTGGTTTTCTGCGTGAAAGCCTGAGCCACCGTCGTCGCCTGCAGGATGCTCCACCCCCGCCGATGCTGATTGGGGGCACCGATGGCATGGACCAGCAAAGCCAGGATATTGAAGCCCTGCGCCAGTTGGACCCCAGCCTGGCCGAACGGGCCGAACGCAAATTGCGCAAGCGCCTGCTGGTGCGTCGCCGTTATGCGCTGACGATTGCGACCGCCTGGGTGGTAACAGTACCCGCCGGGGCGTTTTTGGGGGCACTTCTGTTTTTCACCATTCGCGGCATGATGCTTTAG
- a CDS encoding TonB-dependent siderophore receptor, giving the protein MTFGSNRTSGHNVPLSVLRSVCAMNAHHKKSGPAIRQFAGRLLLGTVLSGVVMAGVVVSIAPAQAQSGALANDARVQFDIPAQNLDRALTAFADQADVKLFFPSEGIANVQAGAVSGRFTREQALQMLLSGSGYSWRVTDDDTITIIGGLGSTDASNGIVLDPVRVEAAREVERADGPVQGYVAKRSLSATKTDTPILETAQSISVVTTEEIEDQGSQTVMQAMRYTPGAFTGQVGASNRYDYVILRGLVDRSIDNIYLDGMKTMSDDSTYSSMQIDPYFVERIDTVKGPASVLYGRSSPGGLVALSSKKPEFEQKGEVELSYGTRNQRGVAFDITGPLTEGDKLAYRLVGKADAADTQFDYAKEERYVIAPSLTANFTDDTSLTLMGYFQRDPEGGTHNGVPAEGTLYPHNGRYLPRDFFDGDPSLEKFDRTQNMIGYEFEHDFDDDLGFKQNFRFLDSDVDIDQIYQTGWDGNSDNLKRAYYGGYESLRAFTVDNQLTGKFATGKVDHTLIGGLDYQHRRSRTNYWYTAVSSINPWQPSYGNPGVTFGTPYALATKTLDQTGIYVQDQLAYENWRLSLGARQDWVETDSLNRLNEKRTGEDRSELTTRAGLLYLFDNGIAPYINYSESFNPNLYADANGDPLAPTKGTQYEAGVKYQPAGRDILLTASVFHIEQENVAIADPVTFVYSPAGTIKSQGLELEARARLTDQFSVTAGYAYTDASYDAPGDAKDGKMPMQVPEHTASLWGKYSIDAGALAGLDVAAGVRYVGETWANETNTQRVPDYTLVDLSFDYDLSRIGVENADMRLNINNLFDKEYVASCNKLANCYLGQERTVLATLRYRF; this is encoded by the coding sequence ATGACGTTCGGTTCAAACCGTACCAGCGGGCACAATGTGCCCTTGTCTGTTTTGCGGTCTGTTTGCGCGATGAACGCACATCACAAAAAGTCAGGTCCAGCCATTCGCCAGTTCGCGGGCAGGCTTTTGCTTGGCACGGTGCTATCGGGTGTGGTTATGGCAGGTGTGGTGGTATCGATTGCCCCGGCACAGGCGCAAAGCGGTGCATTGGCAAATGATGCCCGGGTCCAGTTTGATATTCCGGCGCAAAATCTGGATCGGGCACTCACCGCGTTTGCCGATCAGGCCGATGTGAAACTGTTTTTTCCCAGCGAAGGCATTGCCAATGTGCAGGCGGGGGCGGTGTCGGGCCGGTTTACCCGCGAACAGGCCCTGCAGATGTTGCTGAGCGGTTCAGGCTATAGCTGGCGTGTAACGGATGACGATACCATCACCATTATTGGCGGACTAGGCAGTACCGATGCCAGCAACGGCATCGTTCTGGACCCTGTCCGGGTTGAGGCCGCGCGCGAGGTTGAACGCGCCGATGGCCCGGTACAGGGATATGTTGCCAAACGGTCGCTTTCGGCCACCAAAACCGACACGCCGATTTTGGAAACCGCCCAAAGCATTTCGGTGGTAACAACCGAGGAAATTGAAGATCAGGGCTCGCAGACCGTTATGCAGGCAATGCGCTATACTCCGGGTGCCTTTACCGGGCAGGTTGGCGCATCCAACCGGTATGACTATGTGATTTTGCGCGGGCTGGTCGATCGCAGCATCGATAATATCTATCTCGATGGCATGAAAACCATGAGCGATGATTCGACCTATAGTTCAATGCAGATCGATCCCTATTTCGTCGAGCGGATCGATACCGTCAAAGGTCCGGCATCGGTTTTATATGGTCGGTCCTCGCCCGGGGGGCTGGTGGCGTTAAGCAGCAAAAAACCGGAATTCGAGCAAAAGGGGGAGGTTGAGCTTTCCTACGGCACGCGTAATCAGCGCGGTGTTGCCTTTGATATCACCGGCCCGCTGACCGAAGGCGACAAACTGGCCTATCGCCTGGTGGGGAAGGCGGATGCTGCTGATACCCAGTTTGACTATGCCAAGGAAGAACGTTACGTGATTGCACCGTCCTTAACGGCAAATTTCACTGACGATACAAGCCTGACCCTGATGGGATATTTCCAGCGTGACCCGGAAGGCGGCACGCATAATGGCGTTCCCGCCGAAGGCACGCTTTATCCCCATAACGGGCGCTATCTGCCGCGCGATTTCTTTGATGGTGATCCGTCGCTGGAAAAGTTTGATCGTACGCAAAATATGATCGGCTATGAGTTCGAGCATGATTTTGATGACGATCTCGGCTTCAAGCAGAATTTCCGTTTTCTGGATTCAGATGTTGATATTGACCAGATTTACCAAACCGGCTGGGATGGGAATTCGGACAATTTAAAGCGCGCCTATTATGGCGGTTATGAAAGCCTGCGGGCCTTTACCGTGGATAATCAACTGACCGGGAAGTTTGCCACCGGAAAGGTAGATCATACGCTGATTGGCGGGCTGGATTACCAGCATCGTCGGTCGCGGACCAATTATTGGTACACAGCGGTATCCAGCATCAATCCGTGGCAGCCGTCTTATGGGAATCCCGGTGTTACATTCGGCACACCCTATGCGCTGGCGACCAAAACGCTGGATCAAACCGGGATTTATGTGCAGGACCAGCTTGCTTATGAAAACTGGCGCCTGTCATTGGGGGCGCGTCAAGACTGGGTTGAAACCGATAGCCTGAACCGGCTGAATGAAAAACGCACCGGAGAGGATCGCAGCGAACTGACCACCCGGGCGGGTTTGCTCTATCTGTTTGATAACGGGATTGCGCCGTATATCAACTATTCGGAATCATTTAACCCCAATCTGTATGCCGATGCCAATGGGGACCCGCTGGCACCAACCAAAGGCACGCAATATGAAGCTGGGGTGAAATATCAGCCTGCAGGGCGCGATATTTTGCTAACCGCTTCGGTATTTCACATTGAACAGGAAAATGTCGCGATTGCCGACCCGGTCACTTTTGTCTATTCGCCCGCCGGGACGATCAAATCGCAAGGCCTTGAACTGGAGGCCCGTGCCAGACTGACCGATCAGTTCAGCGTGACGGCCGGTTATGCCTACACCGATGCAAGCTACGATGCCCCCGGGGATGCCAAGGATGGTAAAATGCCCATGCAGGTGCCCGAACACACCGCATCGTTGTGGGGGAAATATAGTATTGATGCCGGGGCGCTGGCCGGGCTGGATGTTGCTGCGGGGGTGCGCTATGTCGGCGAGACGTGGGCTAATGAAACCAATACCCAGCGCGTACCTGATTATACGCTTGTTGATTTGTCCTTTGATTACGATTTGTCGCGGATTGGTGTTGAAAATGCCGATATGCGCCTGAATATCAACAACCTGTTTGACAAGGAATATGTCGCATCCTGCAACAAGCTGGCAAACTGTTATCTGGGGCAGGAGCGCACAGTGCTGGCCACCTTGCGTTACCGTTTCTAG
- a CDS encoding RNA polymerase sigma factor — protein MRRDRASVLIRIFQENYDNLLRFLTRRMGGDAQRAADIAQDTYLRLAAAPVSDGKIDNPRAYVYRVAGNLAIDWMRREKRHFASSQSDAGQVPEQVEDPKPSPEMTVMGRQQLALIDRALDRLPENPRRALLMFRMDGFSHARIAQELGVSESMVAKYIARALQQCRDELWRADQNK, from the coding sequence ATGCGTCGCGATAGAGCGTCGGTTTTGATCCGCATTTTTCAGGAAAACTATGACAATCTGCTCCGGTTTCTGACCCGCCGTATGGGCGGGGATGCGCAACGTGCCGCTGATATTGCCCAGGATACCTATTTGCGCCTGGCAGCGGCCCCGGTGAGTGATGGCAAAATTGATAACCCGCGTGCCTATGTTTATCGTGTGGCGGGCAATCTTGCCATTGACTGGATGCGCCGCGAAAAACGCCATTTTGCCAGCAGCCAGTCTGATGCCGGGCAGGTTCCCGAACAGGTCGAAGACCCCAAACCATCGCCCGAAATGACGGTTATGGGCCGCCAGCAACTGGCCCTGATTGACCGCGCACTGGACCGCCTGCCGGAAAATCCGCGCCGCGCGCTTTTGATGTTTCGCATGGATGGTTTTTCCCATGCCCGCATTGCGCAGGAATTGGGGGTGTCGGAAAGCATGGTTGCCAAATATATTGCCCGCGCCTTGCAACAATGCCGCGATGAACTTTGGCGGGCGGATCAAAATAAATGA
- a CDS encoding FecR domain-containing protein translates to MTRNSDGQDPLNTRSADQDETSRQISDIAIDWLVKLSSDQVTPDMQRQYQHWLAQSPRHVQAMTDARTLFDGIGHTATAKQWQEAGDVESDNAVNAPDVAGVAFNSKLTGASNRLSETRPVSSPNAHITGTGARGDHKEVVAKVPGHDGKGEYALPRNGAALTRHRRAGTGARTGIGGRTAMWLAVLLVLVCGAGAAIVPGMVGPVAGLFADYATGIGEQKTITLADGTVVYLNTASALSVHYTPTRREVHLQAGEAWFDVHKNPNRPFVVMAGNGQARAVGTSYDVALVDGAVHVRVSEGIVAVSAANGEEAASTADLPDASGLENGGVHVLAGQQIAYDASGQLGAVRTFNDAGQSAWLRGKLIFNQQPLNAVIAEIQRYRKGRIMLVNQDLASLKVSGVFDLHDLDDLLKSIDETTPASVISTPVMTLIY, encoded by the coding sequence GTGACTAGAAATTCAGACGGGCAGGACCCGCTTAACACCCGGTCGGCAGACCAGGATGAAACCAGCCGCCAGATCAGCGATATTGCGATTGACTGGCTGGTAAAGCTGTCTTCTGACCAGGTCACGCCCGATATGCAACGGCAATATCAGCACTGGCTGGCGCAATCGCCCCGGCATGTGCAGGCCATGACCGATGCCCGCACCCTGTTTGACGGTATCGGCCATACGGCCACAGCCAAACAGTGGCAGGAAGCTGGCGATGTGGAATCTGACAATGCTGTGAACGCGCCCGATGTTGCGGGCGTTGCCTTCAACAGCAAGCTCACTGGTGCGTCAAACCGTCTGTCTGAAACCAGGCCCGTTTCATCCCCCAATGCGCATATTACGGGGACGGGCGCGCGTGGGGACCATAAGGAAGTGGTGGCAAAGGTGCCGGGCCATGATGGCAAGGGCGAATATGCTTTGCCCCGCAATGGTGCGGCTTTGACCCGGCATCGTCGCGCGGGCACTGGCGCGCGTACTGGGATCGGCGGCCGGACCGCCATGTGGCTGGCAGTTTTGCTGGTGCTGGTTTGTGGGGCTGGCGCGGCCATTGTGCCGGGCATGGTCGGTCCGGTCGCAGGTTTGTTTGCCGATTATGCCACCGGCATTGGCGAACAGAAAACCATTACCCTGGCCGATGGCACGGTGGTGTATTTAAACACGGCCTCCGCCCTGTCGGTTCATTACACACCAACCCGGCGCGAGGTGCACTTGCAGGCGGGCGAGGCGTGGTTTGATGTCCATAAAAACCCCAACCGGCCCTTTGTTGTTATGGCGGGCAACGGGCAGGCACGCGCGGTTGGCACATCCTATGACGTGGCGCTGGTTGATGGTGCCGTTCATGTCCGGGTCAGCGAAGGTATTGTCGCGGTTTCTGCGGCCAATGGGGAGGAGGCCGCATCGACAGCAGATTTGCCGGATGCCAGCGGGCTGGAAAATGGCGGTGTGCATGTTTTGGCCGGGCAGCAGATTGCCTATGATGCCAGCGGGCAGTTGGGTGCAGTCCGCACCTTTAATGATGCCGGGCAAAGTGCATGGTTGCGCGGCAAGCTGATTTTTAACCAGCAACCGTTAAACGCCGTCATTGCTGAAATACAGCGTTACCGCAAAGGGCGCATCATGCTGGTCAATCAGGATTTGGCATCGTTAAAGGTCAGCGGGGTGTTTGACCTGCATGACCTTGATGATTTGTTGAAATCGATTGATGAAACAACACCGGCCAGCGTTATTTCAACACCGGTTATGACCCTAATATATTGA
- the queF gene encoding preQ(1) synthase produces the protein MSDQSIYQNLTMLGGDTKQPASPEEAVLERVQNPQAGTDYCVRFVAPEFTSLCPITGQPDFAHLVIDYVPADWLVESKSLKLFLTSFRNHGSFHEDCTIKVGKRIVETLDPKWLRIGGYWYPRGGIPIDVFYQTGPAPEGVWIPDQGVAPYRGRG, from the coding sequence ATGTCAGACCAAAGCATTTATCAAAACCTGACCATGCTGGGCGGTGATACCAAGCAGCCCGCAAGCCCGGAAGAAGCCGTGCTGGAACGGGTGCAAAACCCACAGGCCGGAACCGATTATTGCGTGCGCTTTGTAGCACCCGAATTTACCTCCCTGTGCCCGATCACCGGCCAGCCCGACTTTGCCCATCTGGTGATTGATTATGTCCCGGCCGACTGGCTGGTGGAAAGCAAGTCGCTGAAGCTGTTTTTAACCTCGTTTCGTAATCATGGGTCATTCCATGAAGATTGCACGATCAAGGTTGGCAAACGCATTGTTGAAACGCTGGATCCGAAATGGTTGCGCATTGGTGGTTACTGGTATCCGCGCGGCGGCATTCCGATTGATGTGTTTTACCAAACCGGCCCGGCACCCGAAGGTGTCTGGATCCCGGATCAGGGTGTCGCCCCTTATCGCGGGCGCGGTTAA
- the queG gene encoding tRNA epoxyqueuosine(34) reductase QueG — MAHSISFRDIQDKAKDIGFDVCGVARPEIDPRNQQRLDEFVAGREYGSMEWMADPERLPRRRDPRVLWEDVKSVIVLGTNYGPAEDPLTLLDHPDRAMISVYAQNRDYHDLIKKRLKQLARWLMEQSREGEQVKVFVDTAPVLEKPLAQSAAIGWQGKHTNVVSRQYGSWLFLGEVFTTLEFDDAPNRAEIDHCGSCRNCLDACPTNAFPAPYKLDARKCISYLTIEHDGVIPREFRVAMGNRIYGCDDCLSVCPWNKFASRTEELAFIPRAELTAPRLADFLDMDDAAFRAFFTGSPIKRIGRAKFLRNVLIAIGNAGDRQVLPHLRALLKDPAAVIRASVVWALFRLMTTEEFAEIRQIQLAGEQDETVRAEWEAVA; from the coding sequence TTGGCGCACAGCATTTCCTTTCGCGACATTCAGGACAAAGCCAAAGACATCGGCTTTGATGTGTGTGGTGTGGCGCGCCCGGAAATTGATCCGCGCAACCAGCAACGGCTGGATGAATTTGTCGCCGGTCGGGAATATGGCAGTATGGAGTGGATGGCAGACCCGGAACGCCTGCCGCGCCGCCGAGACCCGCGTGTTTTGTGGGAAGATGTGAAAAGCGTGATTGTGCTGGGCACCAATTACGGCCCGGCAGAGGACCCGCTAACCCTGCTCGATCACCCGGACCGGGCGATGATTTCGGTTTATGCGCAAAACCGCGATTATCATGACCTGATCAAAAAACGCCTGAAGCAGCTTGCCCGCTGGTTAATGGAGCAAAGCAGGGAAGGCGAACAGGTAAAAGTTTTTGTTGATACTGCACCGGTATTGGAAAAGCCGCTGGCGCAATCCGCCGCGATTGGCTGGCAGGGCAAACATACCAATGTGGTATCCCGCCAATATGGCTCCTGGCTGTTTTTGGGCGAGGTTTTTACCACCCTGGAATTTGACGATGCGCCGAACCGGGCGGAAATTGACCATTGTGGGTCGTGCCGCAATTGCCTGGATGCCTGCCCGACCAATGCGTTTCCCGCGCCCTATAAACTCGATGCCCGTAAATGTATTTCGTACCTGACCATCGAACATGATGGCGTGATCCCGCGTGAATTTCGCGTTGCAATGGGCAATCGCATTTATGGCTGCGATGATTGCCTGTCGGTCTGCCCGTGGAACAAATTTGCCAGCCGCACCGAAGAACTGGCCTTTATCCCGCGTGCCGAGCTTACCGCGCCGCGTCTGGCGGATTTCCTCGATATGGACGACGCGGCCTTCCGCGCCTTTTTTACCGGGTCGCCGATTAAGCGCATCGGCCGGGCAAAGTTTTTGCGCAATGTGCTGATTGCGATTGGCAATGCGGGCGACCGGCAGGTGTTGCCACACCTGCGTGCCTTGCTAAAGGACCCCGCCGCCGTGATCCGGGCGAGTGTTGTTTGGGCGCTATTCCGATTGATGACAACTGAAGAATTTGCCGAGATACGGCAAATCCAGCTTGCGGGTGAGCAGGACGAAACCGTGCGCGCTGAATGGGAAGCTGTGGCCTGA